A region from the Aquimarina sp. ERC-38 genome encodes:
- a CDS encoding sulfatase-like hydrolase/transferase yields the protein MKKILLFSLLTLILSFKSQAQKKPNVVVIYTDDHRYTGVHALGGQAVKTPAFDDLALNGIAFTNAYIMGAFSGATCIPSRAMLLTGRNLFELDGQGRTIPEEHTMMGETFIEAGYYAYHVGKWHQDMKSLARSAHSGAKVSGKPSYLTDQFRMPYSDWQADGNYKKENAYLLTYNDQGEVVKRALNKNDKAGPTGTEKIGPHVSEVLAEEASDFIRAYAKEKPFFMYLAFPTPHDPRQAPKKYKAMYPEENMVLPPSYMSQHPFDNGHIVLRDEKLAEWPRTEAIAKKHLSDYYAIITHLDAQIGRVINALKASGAYQNTIIVLAGDSGLAVGNHGLMGKQNIYDEDGTHIPFIISGGLLKQEDKGRREDALCYNFDIMPTLCDMAGIKTPASVSGKSLLPLINNEVESVRTNLYYAYRQHQRAYRKGNFKLIEYVRAPDKNKKRGDIITGSRVTQLFDLSKDPWETFNLADFPEYAAKVVSMRNEMKSKATELGDTADGKRTSVDFWKYWD from the coding sequence ATGAAAAAAATACTACTTTTTAGCTTGCTTACTTTAATACTATCTTTTAAAAGCCAGGCACAAAAGAAACCAAATGTTGTTGTGATTTATACGGATGATCACCGGTATACCGGCGTACATGCCTTGGGTGGACAAGCAGTTAAGACTCCTGCTTTTGATGATTTGGCCCTCAACGGGATTGCTTTTACGAATGCTTACATTATGGGAGCTTTTAGTGGTGCTACCTGCATTCCCAGTAGAGCCATGTTACTGACCGGGCGTAATTTATTTGAATTAGACGGACAGGGTCGTACAATCCCTGAAGAGCATACCATGATGGGAGAGACCTTTATAGAGGCAGGTTATTATGCTTATCATGTAGGTAAATGGCATCAGGACATGAAATCTTTAGCCCGGTCTGCTCATAGTGGTGCAAAGGTAAGCGGAAAACCCTCCTATCTGACCGATCAATTTAGAATGCCTTACAGCGACTGGCAGGCAGATGGAAACTATAAAAAAGAAAACGCCTATTTATTAACATATAACGACCAGGGAGAAGTTGTAAAAAGGGCGTTGAATAAAAATGATAAGGCAGGACCAACAGGAACAGAAAAAATAGGGCCACATGTTTCAGAAGTACTGGCAGAAGAGGCATCTGACTTTATCAGGGCGTACGCTAAGGAGAAACCATTTTTTATGTACCTGGCTTTTCCAACACCTCATGACCCCAGGCAAGCTCCTAAAAAATACAAAGCGATGTACCCGGAAGAAAATATGGTTTTACCTCCTTCTTATATGTCACAACATCCTTTTGACAACGGGCATATCGTACTTCGAGATGAAAAGTTGGCGGAGTGGCCAAGAACCGAAGCTATTGCAAAAAAGCACCTATCTGATTATTATGCCATTATCACCCATCTGGATGCTCAGATAGGACGTGTGATAAATGCTTTAAAAGCTAGTGGTGCCTATCAAAATACAATCATCGTCCTGGCAGGTGATAGTGGTCTGGCCGTAGGGAACCACGGATTAATGGGTAAGCAAAATATATATGACGAAGATGGTACGCACATTCCATTTATCATTTCGGGAGGTTTATTAAAACAAGAAGATAAAGGCAGGCGAGAAGATGCTTTATGCTATAATTTTGATATTATGCCCACTTTATGTGATATGGCTGGTATTAAAACACCGGCTTCGGTTTCCGGAAAAAGTCTGTTGCCTTTGATAAATAACGAAGTAGAGAGCGTAAGAACAAATCTTTATTATGCCTATCGCCAGCATCAAAGAGCGTATCGAAAAGGAAACTTTAAATTAATAGAATATGTGAGGGCACCAGATAAAAATAAAAAACGCGGAGATATTATAACGGGTTCCAGAGTTACTCAACTCTTTGACCTTTCAAAAGACCCTTGGGAAACATTTAATCTAGCGGATTTTCCGGAATATGCAGCTAAGGTGGTTTCTATGCGAAACGAAATGAAATCAAAAGCTACCGAATTAGGAGATACCGCTGACGGAAAGCGTACAAGTGTTGATTTTTGGAAGTATTGGGATTAG
- a CDS encoding IS1634 family transposase, which yields MFVRRLKHTNGKIYIQVVEKIHGKYKVAKSFGGSQDDSELKDLSEKASQWIKKTLGSKEFDFANEVLLYQNVLNNITSHKLAGVQLVLGKLFDEIGFNKLNDTLFKDLVLYRLVYPKSKLKTTEYLYRYEQKSYSEDDIYRYMDKLYDGKKEQIQTISFEHTLKVLGGQISVVFYDVTTLYFEVDNEDGLRKTGFSKEGKHQNPQIVLGLLVGKEGYPLAYEVFEGNKFEGHTMLPVIYAFKNKYNLKQLVIVADSGLLSNQNIIDLQRGSYEFILGARIKNETKNIIKKIHALQLKNGESEVLQKGDLKLIVTYSDKRAKKDKHNREKGLKRLEKRIKSGKLTKANINNRGYNKYLKLDGEVSITIDQNKFKADTKWDGLKGYITNAKLSKEEILENYAHLWKIEKAFRIAKTDLKIRPIFHRKQKRIETHICLTFTAYKVYKELERQLKIKKSDLSPEKVIEILQSIYQIEIVTPNTKEKITKTLLLTDEHREISQLFNFGC from the coding sequence ATGTTCGTTCGGAGACTTAAACATACAAATGGCAAGATCTATATTCAAGTAGTTGAGAAAATTCATGGTAAATACAAAGTTGCCAAGAGTTTCGGTGGATCCCAGGATGATAGCGAACTCAAAGACCTCTCAGAGAAAGCTTCACAGTGGATTAAGAAAACGTTGGGTTCGAAGGAGTTTGATTTTGCTAATGAAGTTTTATTATATCAAAATGTCCTAAATAATATCACTTCCCATAAGTTAGCAGGTGTACAACTTGTTTTAGGTAAGCTATTCGACGAGATTGGTTTTAATAAGCTTAATGATACACTTTTTAAAGATCTAGTTTTATATCGGTTGGTTTACCCTAAAAGTAAATTGAAAACTACCGAGTATTTGTATCGTTATGAACAAAAGAGTTATTCAGAAGATGATATCTACAGGTACATGGACAAGCTTTATGATGGTAAAAAAGAACAGATCCAAACTATTAGTTTTGAGCACACCTTAAAAGTGTTAGGTGGGCAAATCAGCGTTGTTTTTTACGATGTAACTACACTTTACTTTGAAGTCGATAACGAAGATGGGCTGCGTAAAACAGGGTTTTCAAAAGAAGGCAAGCACCAAAACCCACAAATTGTCCTGGGGCTTTTAGTAGGCAAGGAAGGCTATCCCTTGGCTTATGAAGTTTTTGAAGGTAACAAGTTTGAAGGCCATACCATGCTTCCAGTGATTTATGCCTTTAAAAACAAATACAATTTAAAACAACTAGTTATTGTTGCAGATTCGGGTTTGCTTTCAAATCAAAACATTATTGATCTGCAAAGAGGCTCTTATGAATTTATATTAGGGGCAAGGATTAAAAACGAGACTAAAAATATAATAAAGAAAATACATGCTTTACAACTGAAAAATGGGGAGAGTGAAGTTTTGCAAAAAGGCGATTTAAAGCTAATAGTTACCTATTCTGACAAAAGAGCTAAGAAAGATAAGCACAATAGGGAGAAAGGGTTAAAACGGTTGGAAAAACGCATAAAATCCGGAAAACTGACCAAAGCCAACATTAATAACAGGGGGTACAACAAGTACCTGAAATTAGACGGGGAAGTAAGCATTACCATTGACCAAAACAAGTTTAAAGCAGATACCAAATGGGATGGCCTTAAAGGGTATATTACCAATGCAAAACTCAGTAAAGAAGAAATTCTAGAGAACTACGCCCACCTGTGGAAGATAGAAAAAGCCTTCCGTATTGCTAAAACAGATTTAAAGATCAGGCCTATATTCCACAGAAAACAAAAACGAATTGAGACGCATATATGTCTGACTTTTACAGCTTACAAAGTTTATAAAGAATTAGAGCGCCAACTCAAAATAAAAAAATCTGACCTATCACCAGAAAAAGTAATTGAAATATTACAAAGTATCTATCAAATAGAAATAGTAACTCCCAATACAAAAGAAAAAATTACCAAAACACTATTACTTACTGACGAACACAGAGAAATTAGTCAACTTTTTAATTTTGGGTGTTAA
- a CDS encoding T9SS type A sorting domain-containing protein gives MIRKFILLTVLTLLLIPLHTKGQTKINYGPNYVVFEAEDTGNKIKDWVVRKPGDPKYLAKFDGIPNAPKPINNTYLEYTGSFADKTQGVLIYTFTAPKTATYQMVMRMYSPIEKTEKADKKNDVFIKMEGDFTSGAAKPTTADLKTLHKFFGRGKRFWGNCSQLEHNGLNPVFYKLKKGKQYTFTMNGRSAGTSIDYIVFFETSIPVDSPDGKAGFKDPARSLPEEIRPNGRRTLSIAKISDFDFNIYPNPTNDVVFIDLNTKSDSDSEISIATINGQTIYQGNISNTTKSIDVSGFTSGFYMINIKNGNTVTNKKLVIR, from the coding sequence ATGATTCGCAAATTCATACTCTTAACTGTACTTACCCTTTTACTAATACCTTTACATACGAAAGGGCAAACTAAAATCAACTACGGACCTAATTATGTCGTTTTTGAAGCTGAAGACACTGGGAACAAAATAAAAGACTGGGTCGTACGAAAACCCGGAGATCCAAAGTATTTGGCTAAATTTGATGGGATACCGAATGCCCCTAAACCTATTAACAATACGTATCTTGAATACACAGGAAGTTTTGCAGACAAAACGCAGGGGGTTTTAATCTATACCTTTACTGCGCCTAAGACTGCTACGTACCAAATGGTAATGCGTATGTATTCACCTATCGAAAAAACAGAAAAAGCTGATAAAAAGAATGATGTATTCATTAAGATGGAAGGTGATTTTACCAGTGGTGCTGCAAAACCTACTACTGCCGATTTAAAAACTTTACATAAATTTTTTGGCCGTGGTAAACGTTTCTGGGGGAATTGTAGTCAACTAGAGCATAACGGTCTAAATCCTGTATTTTATAAATTAAAGAAAGGCAAGCAATATACCTTTACTATGAACGGTAGATCTGCCGGTACCAGTATTGATTATATAGTATTTTTTGAAACGTCTATCCCTGTAGACAGTCCGGATGGTAAGGCTGGTTTTAAAGATCCCGCGCGTTCCTTACCAGAAGAAATTCGTCCAAATGGTCGTCGAACACTAAGTATTGCTAAAATTTCTGATTTTGACTTTAACATCTATCCTAATCCCACTAATGATGTTGTTTTTATAGACCTTAATACAAAGTCAGATAGCGATTCGGAAATTAGTATTGCTACTATAAACGGACAAACTATTTATCAGGGTAATATAAGTAATACCACAAAATCAATAGACGTTTCTGGTTTTACTTCAGGATTTTACATGATCAATATTAAGAATGGAAATACGGTTACCAACAAGAAATTGGTAATTAGATAA